TTTTTGGACATGAACTACCattggacatatattatttggacatggacCATTGCCAGACATACTTTATCATGTTGAACATGAACCATGAATCGCAACTAGACATGGACTATTGGACTCATCCCATTGTTGGACATTTgacacctaattaattattttctaatattggacatcacttaatatacataataataacgtATCAACTCACCATCTAATCAAAGCTATTATGCTAAGCAcagggacggaaccaggattcatacctgggggggggggggcccaAAGcgtaaaaccaaaaaaaaaattatgaaaataaaaactaacatctatttcatattcaacaaaatactacttacaaaataagtattttttaaacattttatattataaaacatatcaacaaagtataacatacaaaataagtgtttcttattttgtgtacgatttttgtttagtccattttttttttttttttttgtagttaaaggggcatgaattttatttatttatttattttcttgtaggtcaatatctaaatattttagagggggagagacaaatatatacatatatatatatataaaaggggcaaatcttaatttttttatactagtttttttttttttttaattgttgggtggggggggggggggccattgcccccctcTTGCATAGTGTAGGTTCGTCCCTGGCTAAGcatatcatttatttatttatttcaaccattatcatgattctaagattttgagttttatctattttgtaagCTTAAAATACATCGGAAGTCATTGGTCTATGCGACCCAATGTCGAGTTTCAGGTTGAACTCCCTAAAACAAATCAGGGCCCAGCAAAGTCACACCTCCAAAGACACGTGGCTACGCGCAAAAACCAGTACCGACAATAATCATCATAGAACAAACTTCATAagttaaaatactattttatctataaaaaaataaaaataaaatacacctTAACTAACTAACgttatttctataaaataaaaggtattTTAAGTATCATTAAGAGAGGACATTAAGCCGGCCATTGACGATATAAGCCGGCCATTGATGATAAGGGCATTCTAACAAAAACCACCCCaaagaaaaggattttaatcatagcaataagaaattgatcaaagccattttttcccctaaataaataaactctttATTAACACAAAACTTCATATAAAACACAATACTTCTCAGGAGCGATCGATGGTTATGTAGCTAACTTAGAAGATTCAATATAGTAATGCACGGCACGGCACCGCACCATGACTTGCGTAGGGAAGTCATATCGAGATTTGATAGTCTCCTTGCCAGCAAATTTTTCGGctctttagttttgttttttttttgagaaactgctCTTTAGTGTATTGATTTATGTACAACTTTAGATTCATTTAGTTTATTGGAATATGTACAACTTTAGATTCACAACATTCATTGGCCCCGTCTGCTTTAAATGGGTCCACAGGTGTGAGATTCCTATAACCGGAGGGCCCCATCACTGGATGATcagggtttctctctctctctctctctctctaaaaggaTGACCGAGGTCAAGTTAGCTAgttctttgttaaaaaaaaaaaaaacattcggACGAAATACCACAATACACACTGTGCAATGCTCTGAATTAGATGACATTCCTTCCCAAAATATAAGTGGATAAATATGAATGATGAGGAATCTACAATACAAAGAAGGATCCAGAAACTATATATATAGCCCATATAATTTTATTCACAAAAATAGAAAGACCTTATGCAAATATAGTAGGATTGACCATGGCATATCCATCCAATTGTCCACTCTTAAAGAAGGGCCAGGGATCTGTTGAAAACAATGCTTTAAAGACCATCATAGTAACCACCATAGGTAATGTGAGCTCTGGTCATGGGAACTCCTCTGACAGCCGAAATTGCTTCATTCAATTTGGTTGCGTGGTGCACCACTTGCTTAATTCTCTGCAATCAGCGTTGGTGTCAGCTCAGCATAAGAATTTCCATTAAGAAATTCTTTCAATACATGAcattttaattcaagttttcctaaaaaaatatgttCTTGTTGAATTGTCATATGTGTAAATCAAACTGTGCTTTTTGTTCCTAAGCCTAACAAAATAGAGAATCAGCTCCGACTTAGTTATCCAATAAGGCTCAAACTGTCATACATATATAAAGTGGTGTTTGAtggctaaaaaaataaataaataaaaagagaataatACTAAGAAACTTGCTGACCTTGTCATCAGTGTAGATCTGGAACCGAAGCTTCTGGTTGTGTTGGTTGTGTTTGTTGGTTTGTTGTGTTCCAAAAAACAGAATACAAATTGTAGCAGCAGCAACACCAAAAGAGCAAATAGCTCCAATCCCAGTTAAGCTCCACTTCCATATGTTGAGCCTACCATTACTCTCATCCCAATTGACCTCCTCTATGTTGGTATCACAATCCATGCTACTTTTCTTGCTCAAAACCATATCTTTCTCAACTTTCATTCTTGGAGAGGTCATACTCATACCCTCCAAGGCCTCACCTTTGTCCTCAAACTGAAAGGTATCAATTTGAGGTAAGAACCCCCTAGCACCAGACTTTGGGGAGTCCATTTTCATGTCGACAAattcattttccttcattttgaaGAAAACTTGTGAAACCGTGTCTTGATCAGCTTCCATATGATTGATTTTTTCAGTGATAGAAGCTGAGGGCAAAACATTGATTTCAATAGGAACCTTAGTGATTTGCTTCACTAgttgttgttcatcatcatcatggGCCTCCTTTCCACTTGGTGGCTCCAAATGAATTGGAACAGTGACAAGTTGACTAGGCAACCCTGAATTCCTAGGTGGTTCAATGATTTTCCTAGGAGTTGGTGATGGGCATATGAAGTAATTCATGTTGAAAACAGTTTTTGGATCAGGATTACGTTTGCCCAAGAAATTCTTTTTCTCACCGTCTTCATGGAAATCAAGGAAGCCATCATCATCAGGGAGGAATTCCCACTCATCAAGATCCATTTCCTACCGAGGAATTTGGAAATGGATTATAGATGATGaaagagggagggggagggggggttcTGGGTGTTGAAGTATTGAATCAAAGAAGGTGGCTTTCATGGAGTTTAGTGTGGAATTTCAATCACTAGGCCACCGCTTTGGTGTCCTCTTGCTCTTGGGGTGAAAGATTGAACCCATGAGAAGGGGGGTTATATCACATGACAAGGTTTTGAGTGCTTATCCATCCCATAGGAGACAGAGAGAGGGTGGCCCAGTAGGACCCACCTATGAGAATGCCCATCCTGATGGCtggatatttcttttctattgtcTAATGggttattaaattttaatttgatttctgtattgtttttttcttttactaggTTTATTACTATGTTGTTACTTTGAACAAAGGTGAACTCATCAATTTGCGTCCAAAAGAAGAATAATTCtagagataaagataaagtAAATCGAATACCAAATTTTACAACTTATTGATTTGTGTTATCATaaattaatgaataattttttcaattttgtataATTAACCATTTTACATTGATCACTCATAATTATACAAGttaaaaagttacaaaattgatGTGAGAGTGATTGTATCATAGATTGAGTTCAAAAATAGGCAAATAGCTGCAGGTTCTTTTGTTGAGTTTTCTACGTGAACACGtctaaagagagaaaaaaagaagcatattTTACTTTGAAGAGATGCCTTGGTTAGCCTTACACTCAGAAGTcatgaggagagagagagagagagaagaagaagaagaagaagaagtcgGTTGCTTGTTAGAGTTTGCTTGGAATGACAATGATGGGTTAGTGTTTTCTAGggaaaataaagggaaaaagtGAAAGTGAAAGCCCCATACAACTGTCCATGGGCTGgaatcttttttatatatatcatacTCTTGTAGATTTAATTCACCCCCACAAAAGTAAATAATTGATTCacgaaaacaaaaacaaaaaacaaaagtaaataattGAATAGATCATTACTGTGCATCATTAGTGCAGTAGTCACTCCgcaagtataaatgtttgtgggGGTGTGGAGGTCAAGAGTCGAAATTCAAGTCTTCATGATAGAGTTTCAcgcatatatacacttagattaaattaaattagagtagaaattctatgtTGTATAAAATGAATAGATCTTGATCCATAAATGTGTAGAGAAAAAGACACTTGAGAAAGAAGCTAATTCTAAGCATTAACCAAAAATCTAAACTTAATAAGAGAAAGCTACCATATCAAGAGTCAAGCATGACACAGGAATTTATGATTATGGGAATGGTGAATAAAAAATAAGCACAAAATCACCAATAGATTTAGCTGCATCCGCATCCACCATTTATTTGTCACAAGACCCGACTGGAATGGTCCAATGACTCGGTCTTGTGTATGTGTGCTTAGGATAGTATCTTTGCATTACATTTTTCCACTTTCCAGATCTGGTTCCTCTTAGGCCACAAGATTTTGTTCTGCTTGCAAGGATATTAATCTTtcaaaaaagtcaaattttcgGCTGTGGCTATGCACGTCATAAAGAGCTAATTGTGGGATTGCAACTTCAAGTATCAACCTCTAAACTAAACGTGGATACTGTGCTGAAAAGAATTGAAGGATGTACGTACTACTAATTACTATGGCTACTGGATGAAGTAGACTGTACTGTACACAACCTTATAATTATCATCTTGATGAGGAATGTCAACTGGATGAAGTACACCACCATTTACTATGCCGATCtgctaaacaaaacaaaaggaaattgtaCTGAATTTACCATTTCGAAACACccttgaattttaaaaaaattgtagttgtACTACAAGATGCAAGTGCTTGCGAAAGTAGCAAGTACCACACCAAGCCTATCACTAGAAATGACGATCTTACTAGCAAAGATCTAGTACTACATCTTTTATCATATCATTTTCACAACTATCTTATGAACAGCTACTTTTTTCCACCCCTCATAATTTGCCACATCAAAATTATGGCTTAAAAGTGCGTTGTCCTAAACTTTTTCTTACTGGCATGCCAAAGATCATGTTGCATGGGTATTGGCAAAAAACTTGACAAAGGACATCTAATCTGGCCAAAATGACGAAATACCACTATTTGGGAAAATATGTACGAATTTACTACTGTTTGATAAATAATTAAGGATCTATCACTTTTTTAAGACTCGAatttgtgaaactcgagtttgtgaaactcgagtttgtgaaacttgagtttgccatgtaactcgagtttcacaaactcgagttccatggaaaaATTTCACTAATTTTTGATGTAACTCAAGTTCCAGGAACTCaagttctataaaaaaaaaatagcattgcAAATTTGAAggctattttttttcaaagaattcgAGTTTCTAGAACTCAAGTTACACAGCAAACTCAAGTTTCATAAAGGTGataaattgctaaatatttcacaaacaatagtattttactaaatattttGCCAAATAGTGGTATAAGGCCATTTTGACCCATCTAATCCATCAACAGTTGATTAAAAGGCATACCAATTGaactttaatcttaaattccaTCATAGTCAGACTGTCACTTTGATTCAATTATCAACATATCCATAGAGCATCTTAAAGGAACAAAAGTTGAACAATCATGTGCTTATgtctctgagagagagagagagagagagagagagagagaggcgttAATATGCATAAATTCCATCGATGTATAAAGAGAGATGTTCCTCCAAGTGACAGAGAGGTGTTAATATGCTTACATTCCACCAACGTGAAGTAGAGATGTTTCTCCAAGTGACATAATTTATACAAAAAGAAAGCTGTTCTCAAATTTACATGCTTGTTTTCttcctaccaaaaaaaaaaaaaaagaagtacaaCAGCTTCAGCTATATCACCAAAGACGAAACTTTGGGGGAGTAGACAACCTGCCCCAGAGCATCACAGCAGTTTACAAtatactatttgatcaataagCTCTGATCTACCCTTAATTTGATTTAAACGAGACTGTAAGTTACAGTTCAAGATGATGATCTGGCTGATGAAGATTCACCCAAAGCAACAGAAGCCAAAGAAGAAGCCCATACTCGAGCATTCTTTGCACCTTCCTGGAAGTTCCTGGTCTTGCTTAGCCTGAGCTTGGTCCAGACCCTCCTCACATCAATCATGTTAAGGATACGTCCCATTACTTGGCTTGTCTCTCCAAAAATGTCCAAGTTCAGATGAGGAACATATGAGACCCAAAAAGCTTTGAGACAAGATAACACCTCAGGCAATATGTGTACAAGTAGCCTGAAGCAGATGAACAATATGGAGAAGACTAAGTAGGGTTCCCTCTTTGAGATCTCTTTCAGTAACAAACTATTCAAGGACTGGAAAATGGATTTTTCACCACCCTCCAAGCTGATTGGTTGATTTTCAGAAAAATATTGAACTGGTTCAAGACCTGGAATACAGACAGTCACATGAAGTTTATCTTATAGACCAATCTCAGTCATGAGAAACTGCAAATCTGTTCCATGAGTGCAGggaattgatttttaaatattcaatttctttggcTTATCAGGAATTGTTCCTTCAGGCAATGCTAGCAGTcacaattttttaagtttcaggtGTTTGAagggaaaagaaggaaaagagaaaggggaaagggggggggggggggaggggggagggtgTTTGTTGTCAAGTCCATGAGATAATTGTTCCTAGATTTGCATTTGGAAAAATGCACCAGAAATATATTCATATTATCTTTGTTTTTCCCAAGAGAATCGCACCTGTGGTCTTCTTATAAAATTGTACAAGGGAAATGAGATTTTTCGGACCACGATATCGCACCCTTGATGTCCGGTTCACCATTAATATGGAAGGCAAGCTATGGATTCCATATCTTGAAAATATGCTGCAATACATCACATAAATTCAGACAAATAGcagaccaaaaataaaaactcagcTGCTGAGAagtaaacaataaaagaaaataattggtGTCTGTCCACATTTAAAGAAGGAAAATCCTTGGAGAAAACCCCATTTGGGGATCTTGGTCATACTTGTAATTCAATAGACAGTTTTTTAAGTTTACACACATCAGGTTAGTCTTGAACACACGACCTCTGCCTCCATCTAGCTCTTAAAAGGGAAGGAAGCATTATTTGAGAAAGTTGATTGGCAAAACTAGATATCATCCAGGTTTAATTAGAGGAGGTCAATTGCATGTGATAGAATTTGCACAacacaattcaaatttattttaaaatgctTGGCAAGGTAAGTTTAGTTGACATCGTAATATAGCTATTTGGAGGCTTGTGCCACATTGCTTGAGGTGTTGTATTTGGCAAGAACAAAATGCTAGAAGTTTTGAGGGATACAAACGATCTATGCTTGAgcttaagtcttttttctttcaaactctCCTAGAGTGGAGTTTGGttctgcttttttttcttttcctgttttACTTGATCTTTGTAATTCTAGAGTACTTGGGTTGgctatgatttttaataaaaattttacattacctatccaaaaaaaaaaaaaaatcattttaaaacgctaagagagagagagagagagagagagagagagaaagtaaatCTTGAACTTTAAGAACTAACACAGCACCACCTCCAACCTTTTATCACATAAGCCAAGGCCCAAGGATAAATGTGAcagaaaattaatatattgcTCATTATCGCCCCCAAGCAGGGGTGTTAGGAATTTTCATGAAATGCTTCCAAGAAGATATGATCATGATCTCAAAGACACAAAACTTTATCTAAACCTGATTTTTGTCACTCCATTTATCTAAGGTTATTTGACTTACATACAACTCAAGTATTAATTTTTCTAGGTACGGCTGCACTTTTGCCCAACATATTTTTTAAGCCAAATAAACCGatgaaaataatttcagtaaATTACGTATTTGATCTCTAGCCTTTacattgtgtcaatttggtccttaatgTTTCAAACGTGTCATTTTAGTTTCTAACCTTTTGGTATTGTATTAAAATAGCTCCTATCGTTAAGCAGTGGATGGAAAAAGCTAATGTGGCTAACAGtgccattaaaatattattttttgtgccATCTAGACTTCCACGTGGACTGACATGGccttaatttgaaaaaataaaaaatcacaaacccgaTAGAGCTGAAACAATTAGGATTGAAATCCATATCACCAAACATAATTAACCAATCAATTAATCCCAAACTAAGTGAAGCATCTAAATAACTCCAACATACCCTATCAAACTAAAAGAACCATCTGAATCACTGGTATACCatactaaaacccaaaaatatttgaaaacaaaaaaaacaatttaataatatttttcctgTTTTCCACTCCACCACCACTGTCTCTATCtcccaaatcaaaatcaaattgatACAAAACCCAACACAGTCAGTTATtccaaatgcaaaaaaaaagaaagaaaaaatcactcCAAAAGTTAATTAATGACTGGGGATTTTGTGAAAGGTGTGGATGATGGGTTGAAGCTCACCAAGCTAGTGTATACCAGAAGTACCAATCCATGGTGGCGATGCCAAAGCTGGCATCTCCGATGGAGAAATCATCAGTGTGTGAGGGTCTGCCACCAGCAGAGATGGTGTGCATGGTGATCAGGTGTCACATTCTTTAAGATTTTGAGTTTATTATTGCACTAGGGTATGACTTATCTTAGCCCGTAGCTGGtggaaatgacaaaaaatttgtgtttgttgGCTTTAAAGTCTCTATGACTATCATTCTTCATAGTTCATCCAGTAACATTTGACTAATCAACTAATATCAACTTTGACTACAAACTTTAATACCTTTGCCTTTGATTTCTTGGAGTGTACGCTCAATCTATTCAATATTTCCAACTCAAATGCTTCCCTTCTAGCGTggatctttattttttaactccAAGTTGGAGACCAGTTGACGGATCAACTAGTCTAACTCCAACAGTCTGAGTTCTCTTAGGTGGAGGCCATGATGAGATTCTGATTTTAGCTAATTGaagtttttattatatttttgaaaaaataataattatagacACATGGCAGCCTACATGGCAGCTTAGTGgtataaaagtaatattttaatGTCACTGTTAGCCACATCAGAATTTTCCATCCATCACTTAACAACAAAGATTTTTTTGACACAATACAaaaaggttagagaccaaattgacagaGTGTAAAGGCTAGggaccaaatatgtaatttacccaaataatttatatacCAACTGAGCAACTCATTTACTGCATATCTGTGGCAATCATAATATTTTGCGTGGAAAAGCCCATCCCAAACCCAAAGCCCTCTCCAACCTGTCCCTTCGGTAGGCCAaattccaaacccaaaacccttcCAGCCAAACCCAATACCCTTCCAGCTTCATTTGGCCAAGCCTCTAACCCAAAGCCCAAACATAAACTTGTTTATAAATGGAAGCCCAAACCCCACCAGCCCTCTTTGACACAATATCAGACCCACCCACACTCTTTATACTCATCGCAAGCCACTCCCTCACACCTTTTCTCTTCGGCATCTTCTAAACCCGGTAGCGATAAGATTGACGCTGAGCTAACACTGCCCCACATGGAACCGACGTGCACCGAGAAGTTTCCCTCAGTGCTCGACAACTCCGATGCCTCCATGACTGAGTCTATGTGTTCCGATGCTTCCGTGGATGAGTCCTTGTGCTCCAATGGTGATGTGGCCTTGCAACGTGACATCCAACAGATCATACATCAGCACTCTGACAACGTCATCAAGAAATGGGGGAATTCTGAGCAGTGGGTTCTTGAATTACGAGATGGGAACAGGGTGGCAATCCCGATTCAAATTTCTTTGCCACCGGGAGATGTCGTTGTCGGAGTGGATGACTTGAACCAGTTGGCGATGGTTCCAGGGGGTGTCATCGGAATCTAAGGAGATTAATTCAGAACTAGAAAAAGGGGTTGATGTTATTGTAGAGGGTTGGGTTTCAGATATTTGCTCCGAGGACGCTTTTCAGTTTGCTGATTCTTCGCCACCTCTAATGTCAATCCACTAGCTTTCTCTTTGCCTATGGGTGCCATGGATATTTATGAACGATCAGCAACTCTAGATGTGGAGACATTGCTGGGTAAGGACATTTACTCAAAATGGTTTCAAGAAAAAATTCAGTGGCTttgatgattttcttgggacatCCCTCAAAGGGATGGAAGAGCCAACAACCAAATTCCTGTTGGCTGTTGAAGCTGAGTTACAACAAAGGgctattaagaaaaaaaactgaaaaagccGAGAAGAGCTCAGGGAGGAAAGGAATAAGGGAATTGAGGGGTTCATTTAGCTCTGTCAATTATGGTTCAGCTTCTTCAAGGCGCTCTGGTAATGATAAGGACAAGGCTCTAATTGTTTCCCAATGAATTTGAAGATTCTATCTTGGAATGTTAGAGGTTTGAATGAGAAGGATAAACAACTCAAGGTTCGTAATTTTTTTACGCTCTTGGAAGGCTGATATCGTTTGTttgcaagaaacaaaattggaaTGGGTTACAAGAGGTCTTGTTAGAAGCATATGGAGTTGTCCTTACTTAGATTGGTTTTATTTGGGTTCTGAGGGTGCTTTCAGCGAAATCCTACTCACGTGGGACAGAAGGGCGGTTGAAAAGTTAGATGAAGCAGTGGGGCATTTTTCGATTTCGTGTAGGTTCAAAAATGTCAGTGACCATTTTGAGTGGGCCTTCACAGGTATCTATGGTCCAAATTTGAACAAGAAGCGTCAATTTATGTGGGAGGAATTGGCAGGCTTGAACAGTTGGTGGAATTTGCCATGGTGTTTGAGAGGTGATTTTAATGTCATCCGCTTTCCATCAGAGAGGTTAGGGGCGGGAAGATTTACTCGTTGCATGAATGATTTTTCGGATTTTATCTCTCTTCATGGTCTAATGGATAATCCTTTGGAGGGAGGTCTTTACACATGGTCTAACTCCAACTCAGCCTCTAAAATAGATCGGTTTCTCTTCTCTCCGATTCTGGTAGAATACTTCACTCATTTCTCCCAAAAAAGGCTTCCTAGAGTGTTATCCGATCACTTCCCAATTCTTTTGGAGAGTGGAAGTCATCGAAGAGGGCGAATTCCTTTTCGTTTTAAGAATATGCGGTTGAAGGCGGAGGGGTTTTTAGATAAGATAAAGTCCTAGTGGGAGAATTACCATTTTCAAGGGACTCCTAGTTACATTTTTGCCAAGAAGTTGACTACTCTAAAAACGAACATAAAGAAGTGGAATGAAATAGATTTTGGCAATATCACAGTCAAGAAGCAGCAATTATGGAGTAAGTTGAATGCTTTAGATGTAAAAGAGGACAATCAACCTCTAACAGAggaggaaaaattggaaaaagcAACCCTTCACACCGATCTTGAGAAGGCAACCTTGTTTGAGGAGATTAGCTAGAGACAAAAGTCCAGAGTGTTGTTTTTAAAGGAGGGCAATTCCAATACGAGGTTTTTTCATAGGATGGTTAATtctaataaaagaaataattgtATTGAAAACCTTATGATTGATGGGGCTTTGTCTTCCAACCAAGATAGGATCGCTGACCATATTGAACAATTCTATATGAACCTATACTCTAAGCAGCAAGTGCAGCATCCTTTCCTTGATGTATTGGATTTTCCAAGGATTTCAGGGGATAATGTGGATTGGTTAGAGAGACCTTTTGAGGAATCTGAGATTTTAGAAGTCATCAAGGAGTTTAATGGGGATAAATCTCCTGGGCCTGACGGTTTTTCGATGGCTTTCTTTCAAGCTTGCTGGGGGATCCTCAAATCAGACATCATGGCTGTGTTCCACCACTTCCATGTCACAGATCAGTTTGAAAAAAGCTTGAATGCTACTTTCATTGCTCTCATTCCTAAAAAGCTGCTGCAGTAGAAGTAAAGGACTTTCGGTCTACCAGCCTTGTTAGGGGGGTTTATAAAATTCTTGCTAAAGTTTTGACTATTCGTCTTCATATGGCTTTAGGAGAGATCATCTCAGCTCCTTAAAATGCCTTCATTCTAAATAGGCAGATTCTTGATTTCGTTCTCATTGCTAACGAATGTCTTGATAATAGATTGAAGTCTGATCAGCCAAGGTTATTATGTAAATTGGACATAAAGAAGGCCtttgatcatgtgaattggggaTTTCTTACTCTCTTGCTTGAGCGTTGTGGATTTTCTGATAAGTGGAGGCGATGGATCTCTTTTTGCATATCAACAGTTCGTTTTTCTATCCTTATTAATGGTACTCCCCATGGGTTCTTTGGAAGTTCAAGGGGGTTGCGGCAAGGTGATCCTTTGTGCCCCTTGTTATTTGTATTGGTTATGGAAGCCGTCGGTAGAATGTTGGATAAGGCCGTCCATGAAGGTCGTTTGTCAGGTTTCTATGTAGGTGTTTCTACT
The DNA window shown above is from Quercus lobata isolate SW786 chromosome 7, ValleyOak3.0 Primary Assembly, whole genome shotgun sequence and carries:
- the LOC115954152 gene encoding uncharacterized protein LOC115954152; translation: MDLDEWEFLPDDDGFLDFHEDGEKKNFLGKRNPDPKTVFNMNYFICPSPTPRKIIEPPRNSGLPSQLVTVPIHLEPPSGKEAHDDDEQQLVKQITKVPIEINVLPSASITEKINHMEADQDTVSQVFFKMKENEFVDMKMDSPKSGARGFLPQIDTFQFEDKGEALEGMSMTSPRMKVEKDMVLSKKSSMDCDTNIEEVNWDESNGRLNIWKWSLTGIGAICSFGVAAATICILFFGTQQTNKHNQHNQKLRFQIYTDDKRIKQVVHHATKLNEAISAVRGVPMTRAHITYGGYYDGL
- the LOC115952176 gene encoding 5'-adenylylsulfate reductase-like 7 isoform X2 — encoded protein: MFPQIEHMTIEQSSAMPSIFSRYGIHSLPSILMVNRTSRVRYRGPKNLISLVQFYKKTTGLEPVQYFSENQPISLEGGEKSIFQSLNSLLLKEISKREPYLVFSILFICFRLLVHILPEVLSCLKAFWVSYVPHLNLDIFGETSQVMGRILNMIDVRRVWTKLRLSKTRNFQEGAKNARVWASSLASVALGESSSARSSS
- the LOC115952176 gene encoding 5'-adenylylsulfate reductase-like 5 isoform X1; amino-acid sequence: MAVGVCFLLVCIITVFSSLRLGSCSSSSLCPKDSNLFLYALHSQCPISISPNPPLQVDGDFLDRALASKWRNEYIVVLFHASWCPFSRSVLPSFETLNSMFPQIEHMTIEQSSAMPSIFSRYGIHSLPSILMVNRTSRVRYRGPKNLISLVQFYKKTTGLEPVQYFSENQPISLEGGEKSIFQSLNSLLLKEISKREPYLVFSILFICFRLLVHILPEVLSCLKAFWVSYVPHLNLDIFGETSQVMGRILNMIDVRRVWTKLRLSKTRNFQEGAKNARVWASSLASVALGESSSARSSS